One Cuculus canorus isolate bCucCan1 chromosome 1, bCucCan1.pri, whole genome shotgun sequence DNA segment encodes these proteins:
- the AVPR1A gene encoding vasopressin V1a receptor: MRLGGGSPRAASPENGSRWRAAEPGGSPGPEAWSGAPNGSLGGWDPFGRDEELAKLEIAVLAVAFAAAVAGNGSVLLALRRTPRKASRMHLFIRHLSLADLVVAFFQVLPQLCWEVTHRFHGPDGLCRVVKHLQVFGMFASAYMLVAMTADRYIAVCHPLKTLQQPTKRSYGMIAAAWALSLLLSTPQYFIFSLSEVERGSRVFDCWAHFIMPWGPRAYVTWITGGIFVAPVLVLVTCYGFICCRIWRNARGKARPGAAVRGAGGRRGVLLAPCVSGAGTISRAKIRTVKMTFVIISAYVVCWAPFFTIQMWSVWDQRFPWVDSENTATTVTALLASLNSCCNPWIYMFFSGHLLQDCIQSFPCCQKIKQTLSKEDSNSNSRRQTSFTNNRSPTHSLNTWRESPHSKSNSFIPIPT; this comes from the exons ATGCGCCTGGGCGGCGGGTCCCCCCGGGCTGCCTCGCCCGAGAACGGCAGCCGGTGGCGGGCGGCGGAGCCCGgcggcagccccggccccgAGGCGTGGTCGGGGGCGCCGAACGGCAGCCTGGGCGGCTGGGACCCGTTCGGGCGGGATGAGGAGCTGGCGAAGCTGGAGATCGCGGTGCTGGCGGTGGCGTTCGCGGCGGCGGTGGCGGGGAACGGCAGCGTGCTGCTGGCGCTGCGCCGCACGCCCCGCAAGGCGTCCCGCATGCACCTCTTCATCCGGCACCTCAGCCTGGCGGACCTGGTGGTGGCTTTCTTCCAGgtgctgccccagctctgctgggaggtgACCCACCGCTTCCACGGCCCCGACGGGCTCTGCCGCGTGGTGAAGCACCTGCAGGTGTTCGGCATGTTCGCCTCGGCGTACATGCTGGTGGCGATGACGGCCGACCGCTATATCGCCGTGTGCCACCCGCTGAAGACGCTGCAGCAGCCCACCAAGCGCTCCTACGGCATGATCGCGGCCGCCTGGGCGCTCAGCCTGCTGCTCAGCACCCCGCAGTACTTCATCTTCTCGCTCAGCGAGGTGGAGCGCGGCTCGCGGGTGTTCGACTGCTGGGCGCACTTCATCATGCCCTGGGGGCCCCGCGCCTACGTCACCTGGATCACCGGCGGCATCTTCGTCGCGCCCGTCCTCGTCCTCGTCACCTGCTACGGCTTCATCTGCTGCCGCATCTGGCGCAACGCGCGGGGCAAGGCGCGCCCCGGGGCGGCGGTGAGGGGCGCCGGGGGCCGCCGGGGCGTGCTGCTCGCCCCCTGTGTCAGCGGCGCCGGGACCATCTCCCGAGCCAAGATCCGCACCGTCAAGATGACCTTCGTCATCATCTCGGCGTACGTCGTGTGCTGGGCGCCCTTCTTCACCATCCAGATGTGGTCGGTCTGGGACCAGCGCTTCCCCTGGGTCG ATTCTGAAAATACGGCAACTACCGTCACGGCTCTGTTGGCCAGTCTGAATAGTTGCTGTAACCCATGGATCTACATGTTCTTCAGTGGGCATCTCCTGCAGGACTGTATACAGAGCTTCCCTTGCTgccaaaaaataaagcagacacTGAGTAAAGAAGATtcaaacagcaacagcaggCGCCAGACTTCTTTTACCAACAACAGAAGCCCAACCCACAGCTTGAATACCTGGAGAGAGTCGCCCCACTCCAAATCAAACAGTTTCATCCCCATTCCAACCTGA